The Diaminobutyricimonas aerilata nucleotide sequence ACTGCCAGTCCCACAGCACGGCGACCTCGGCTCGCGTGGTCGCCCCGCGCACACCGGCGAGGCGGGTGAGGTCGTCGCCGAGGGCGACGACCTCGCGCCAGATACGCGATCCGGTGCCGGCGTGCGGCAGCATCGCCGAGTGGAACTTCTCCGCCCCGGATCGCGACGCGCGGAACTGGAAGAACATGATCGCGTCGGCGCCGCGGGCGAGGTGGCTGATGCTGTTGCGCGCGAGCTCGCCCGCGCGCTTGGCGATGTTCCGCGGCTGCCAGTTGACGGCCGAGGTGGAATGCTCCATGAGCATCCAGGGGCGCCCGTCCGCGAGTGAGCGGGTGAGGTCGGCGTCCATCGCGAGCAGCACGTGGTTGTCGCGTCGTTCGGCGGTGAGGTAGTGGTCGTTCGCGACGACGTCGACCTCGCGCGACCAGGCCCAGAGGTCCATCGACGGGCAGCTCGTCGCCATGAAGTTGGTCGTGACGGGCAGGTGCGGCGTGTGCTGCCGGATGATGTCGCGCTCCATCACGAAGCACGCGAGCAGCGCGTCCGAGGTGAATCGGGCGAAATCGAGTCGCTGCGCCGGGTTGACGACCGAGGGGGCCAGTCGGGGTGCGTCGATCTCGTGCCACTCGGTGTAGCGCTGCCCCCAGAAGGTGGTTCCCCACGCCGAGTTGAGGGCGTCGAGGGTGTCGTAACGGCGGCGCAGCCACTCGCGGAAGGCGAGCACCGAGGCCTCGTCGTAGCTCTCGCTGACGGGGGCGCCGTACTCGTTGTGCACGTGCCACATGACGACGGCCGGGTGTTGCGCGTATCGGCGGGCGAGCTGCTCGGTGATGGCGGCCGCGGCGCGTCGGTAGTGCGGCGAGCTCGGGCTCGCCATCCCGCGGGATCCGTGCCCGAGCGCGATGCCGTCGCGCGTCACCACGCGCGCTTCCGGATACGTCGTGAAGAACCAGGCCGGGGGAGCGGCCGTCGGCGTGCCGAGGTCGACGTCGATGCCCGCACCGGCGAGCAGATCGAGGATGTCGTCGAGCTGGTCGAAACGGAACTCGCCTTCGCGCGGTTCGAGCAGCGCCCACGAGAAGATGTTGACGCTCACGAGGTCGATGCCGGCCTCGCGCATGAGCGCGATGTCGTCGACCCAGGTCTCCCGCGGCCACTGCTCCGGGTTGTAGTCGCCGCCGTAGCGCAGGCCGCGCGCGCCCGACCACGGGGTCCGACGCGGGCGCGCGTCGGGCTGGGTGTCGCTCGCATCGGCGCGGCGCTGCTGTTCGAGGGTCATGTCATCCCGTCTGACTGTGTACGGTCACAGTTGTAACACGGCCACACGTCGGCACGGTAGCCCGGTTGACATGCGCCAAATCGTATGAGCTACTGTTACCGGTCACAGCCGGTTGGCACATGAAGCGGCATCCCCGCCCGGCAAACCGGACCACAGCATTCGACAAGGAGGACGAAATGCGCGCATCCACTCGCCTCGCCGCCGCCGCGACGATCGCGGTCGCGGCGCTCACGGCCGGGGGGTGCTCGGCGGGAGGCTCGGGCGACCAGCCGGTCGAGCTCACCTACTGGGCCTGGGCTCCCAACCTGGACAAGGTGGTCGAGATCTGGAACGACCAGAACCCCGACATCCAGGTGACCGTCAACAAGCAGGACGGCGGCGACCCCGCCATCACCAAGCTCCTCACGGCGATCAAGGCCGGCAGCGGAGCACCCGACCTCATCCAGGCCGAGTACCAGAAGATCCCGACCCTCGTCTCGAGCGACGCCCTCGCCGACATCTCGGGCGAACTCGACGGCTCCGTCGCCGACGAGTTCTCCGACGGCACGTGGGACTCGGTCACGCTCGGCGGCGACGCCGTCTACGCGGTGCCGCAGGACTCCGGCCCGATGATGTTCTACTACCGCGCCGACATCTTCGAGGAACTCGGACTCGCGGTGCCGACGACGTGGGACGAGTACGCGGAGGCGGCCCGTGCCGTCACCGCCGCACGTCCGGGCAGCTTCCTCGGAACCTTCTCCGCGAACGACGCCGGCTGGTTCAGCGGACTCGCGCAGCAGGCGGGCGCCTCGTGGTGGGGCATCGACGGCGACGCGTGGAGCGTCGACATCGACGCCGAGCCCACGCAGAAGGTCGCCCAGTACTGGGGCGGACTCGTCGAGGAGGGCGTGATCGACAACAAGCCGATGTACACCCCCGAGTGGAACGCCGGATTGAACGACGGCACCCAGCTCGGCTGGATCAGCTCCGTCTGGGGACCGGGCGTGCTCGCGGGCAACGCGCCGGACACCGAGGGACTGTGGAAGGCCGCGCTGCTGCCGCAGTGGAACGCCGGGGACGAGGCCAACGGCAACTGGGGCGGATCGAGCACGGCCGTCACGACCCAGTCCGATCACACCGCCGAGGCTGTCGAGTTCGCCACGTGGCTCAACACCGACCCGGAGGCCGTCGCGGCGCTCGCCGACATCTCGGGCGTCTACCCGGCGGCGGTCGACGCCGCCGCGGACGCGCTGAGCGACCCTCCCGCCTTCATCGCCAACCAGCCGGAGTTCTACGAGCTCGCCGCTCAGGCGTCGGAGCAGGTGCAGAACTTCACCTACGGACCGAACGTCAACGTCGCCTTCAGCGCCTACAACGACGAGTTCGCCACGGCCGCCGAGGCCCGCACCGCCGCCGCGTTCACCGAAGCGGTGAGGCGGATGCAGAAGATCACCGTCGACGACCTCGAATCCGCCGGATTCACCGTCGAGTAGCCGACCACCCGCGGGGGCGGACGACCGTCCCCGCGGGTGCCGACGAGGACCCTCATGACCTCTCCACGCGGCGGCCGCACGGGCCGCATCCTCATCCCGTACGCGATGCTCGCCCCCGGCATCGTGCTGTTCGTGCTGTTCATGGCGGCACCCATCCTCTACACGCTCGTCTTGAGCTTCCAGAAGACGCAGGTGGAGGGTCTGGGCCTCGGCTCCGGGGCCCGCAAGACCGTCTTCGCCGGCCTCGAGAACTACGCCGCCGCGCTCGACCCCGAGTTCCTCGCGAGCGTCGGGCGGGTGCTGCTCTACGGCCTCATCCTCGTGCCCGCGATGCTGCTGCTCGCGCTGCTGTTCGCGTTGCTGCTCGACTCGAGGCGCAGCCGGGCCACGACCTTCTCGCGCGTGACGATCTTCCTGCCCTACGCCGTTCCCGCGGTCATCAGTTCGCTGCTCTGGGGCTTCCTGTACCTCCCGGCCGTGAGCCCCGCCTACTGGATCTTCGAGCGACTCGGCTGGGACGCCCCGCGCATCCTCTCCAACGACCTCGTCATCTTCGCGATCGCCAACATCGCGCTGTGGGGCGGAGTCGGGTTCAACATGATCGTGATGTACACCTCCCTGCGGGCGGTGCCCACCGAGATCTACGAGGCCGCGCGGCTCGACGGGGCGACCGAGACGCAGATCGCCCTGCGGATCAAGGTGCCGATCATCGCGCCCGCGGTCGTCATGACCGCGCTGTTCTCGATGGTCGCGACCCTGCAGGTCTTCGCCGAGCCGACGACCCTGCGCCCGCTGAGCAACTCGCTCTCGACCACGTGGACCCCGCTCATGAAGGTCTACCGCGACGCGTTCACCCGCGACGACCTCGGCTCCGCCGCGGCGAGCTCCGTCGTGATCGCCCTCGCCACGTTCCTGCTGTCGTTCCTGTTCCTGCGGATCGTGCAGCGCCGCGCCTTCGGTCAGGAGGACTGATGACCGCCGCCACCGCCGTCCGCACCCGCGCCGCCCGGCGCGCTTCGTCGCGCGCCGACCGCGACCGGCCGAGCATCGTCGCGACCGCCGTGCTCCTGCTCGGAGCCGTGTACTGCCTCATCCCCGTGCTGTGGGTGCTCACCGCGTCGACGAAGGACGGCGGGGAGCTGTTCTCGACGTTCACCTTCGCGCCGAGCACCCACCTCGGCGACAACATCGCCGAACTGACCGCCTATCGCGACGGGCTCTTCTGGCGCTGGATGCTCAACACCGCCCTCTACGCGGGCGTCGGGGCCGCGCTGTCGACCTACGTCTCGGCGTTGAGCGGGTACGTGCTGGCGAAGTTCTCGTTCCCGGGCAAGTCGGTCGTGTTCCGCGTGCTGCTCATGGGCGTACTGGTGCCGGGGGTCATCCTCGCGATCCCGCAGTACCTGCTGTTCGCGCAGTTCGGCCTGACCAACACCTACTGGTCGGTGCTGCTGCCGCAGATCATCAGCCCGTACGGCATCTACCTCGCGCGCATCTACGCCGCCGCATCCGTGCCG carries:
- a CDS encoding beta-galactosidase is translated as MTLEQQRRADASDTQPDARPRRTPWSGARGLRYGGDYNPEQWPRETWVDDIALMREAGIDLVSVNIFSWALLEPREGEFRFDQLDDILDLLAGAGIDVDLGTPTAAPPAWFFTTYPEARVVTRDGIALGHGSRGMASPSSPHYRRAAAAITEQLARRYAQHPAVVMWHVHNEYGAPVSESYDEASVLAFREWLRRRYDTLDALNSAWGTTFWGQRYTEWHEIDAPRLAPSVVNPAQRLDFARFTSDALLACFVMERDIIRQHTPHLPVTTNFMATSCPSMDLWAWSREVDVVANDHYLTAERRDNHVLLAMDADLTRSLADGRPWMLMEHSTSAVNWQPRNIAKRAGELARNSISHLARGADAIMFFQFRASRSGAEKFHSAMLPHAGTGSRIWREVVALGDDLTRLAGVRGATTRAEVAVLWDWQSFWAQDLEWRPSVDLDHRRRIEAFYSALWHRDVTVDFAHPAADLSGYRVVLAPALYLVDELAQRNLRSYVEAGGTLVVSYFSGVVDEHDAVPAGPHPGGLRDVLGLVVEEFLPLRSDETVQLDTGERGRIWTDAVRTEGAEVVSRYLDGPAEGGPALTRHAFGAGTAWYVSTDLEGGDLDALLVRVLGETGVPFGAPDEVEVVVRHADDAAYTFAINHTAAPAHLTAPAGAVEMLTGEKLGGTLTVPPHLVRVMRTTTG
- a CDS encoding ABC transporter substrate-binding protein, whose product is MRASTRLAAAATIAVAALTAGGCSAGGSGDQPVELTYWAWAPNLDKVVEIWNDQNPDIQVTVNKQDGGDPAITKLLTAIKAGSGAPDLIQAEYQKIPTLVSSDALADISGELDGSVADEFSDGTWDSVTLGGDAVYAVPQDSGPMMFYYRADIFEELGLAVPTTWDEYAEAARAVTAARPGSFLGTFSANDAGWFSGLAQQAGASWWGIDGDAWSVDIDAEPTQKVAQYWGGLVEEGVIDNKPMYTPEWNAGLNDGTQLGWISSVWGPGVLAGNAPDTEGLWKAALLPQWNAGDEANGNWGGSSTAVTTQSDHTAEAVEFATWLNTDPEAVAALADISGVYPAAVDAAADALSDPPAFIANQPEFYELAAQASEQVQNFTYGPNVNVAFSAYNDEFATAAEARTAAAFTEAVRRMQKITVDDLESAGFTVE
- a CDS encoding carbohydrate ABC transporter permease yields the protein MTSPRGGRTGRILIPYAMLAPGIVLFVLFMAAPILYTLVLSFQKTQVEGLGLGSGARKTVFAGLENYAAALDPEFLASVGRVLLYGLILVPAMLLLALLFALLLDSRRSRATTFSRVTIFLPYAVPAVISSLLWGFLYLPAVSPAYWIFERLGWDAPRILSNDLVIFAIANIALWGGVGFNMIVMYTSLRAVPTEIYEAARLDGATETQIALRIKVPIIAPAVVMTALFSMVATLQVFAEPTTLRPLSNSLSTTWTPLMKVYRDAFTRDDLGSAAASSVVIALATFLLSFLFLRIVQRRAFGQED
- a CDS encoding carbohydrate ABC transporter permease, translated to MTAATAVRTRAARRASSRADRDRPSIVATAVLLLGAVYCLIPVLWVLTASTKDGGELFSTFTFAPSTHLGDNIAELTAYRDGLFWRWMLNTALYAGVGAALSTYVSALSGYVLAKFSFPGKSVVFRVLLMGVLVPGVILAIPQYLLFAQFGLTNTYWSVLLPQIISPYGIYLARIYAAASVPTDVVEAARTEGAGELFAFHRVALPMMAPGLVTIFLFQFVAIWNNFMLPYIMLGDDNLFPLTVGLHGLLNQGATVPALYTLVITGALLSILPLIAVFLLLQRYWRVDLAAGAVKA